A portion of the Myripristis murdjan chromosome 13, fMyrMur1.1, whole genome shotgun sequence genome contains these proteins:
- the hspa13 gene encoding heat shock 70 kDa protein 13: protein MAGEISMIGSVILALFLAGYLGQQYLPPPKPKVIGLDLGTTFCSVGVFQPGTGEVEVIGDEEGRKSIPSVVSFTDTEVLSGHQAQDLADTNPQNTVYDAKRFIGKIFERDVLEQESSRYPFKVINNNGSAEFEISTNHSFTVSPEFIGSRLLLNMKKMAERQLGVPIQKAVISVPAEFDERQRNYTIRAANLAGLEILRVINEPTAAAMAYGLHKVDVFNVLVVDLGGGTLDVSLLNKQGGMFLTRAMAGNNKLGGQDFSQRLLQYAVERVRQEFGVPPTLKEDIHRLRQSVEAAKLNLTLHPSVSIRVPLHLHTADSSAPPSGSSVPKPVVFQAVITRELFEELNEDLFQKILAPVKTVLAEGLLEKEDVDEIVLVGGSTRIPRIRRLISEYFGKQPNTSVDPDLAVVTGVAIQAGIMGGSWPLQVSAIEIPNRHLRKTNFN, encoded by the exons ATGGCCGGAGAAATTTCTATGATTG GGTCGGTGATCCTGGCTCTGTTCCTGGCCGGGTACCTGGGCCAGCAGTACCTGCCTCCACCCAAACCCAAGGTCATCGGTCTGGATCTGGGCACCACCTTCTGCTCCGTCGGCGTCTTCCAGCCGGGCACCGGGGAGGTGGAGGTGATAGGAGACGAGGAGGGCAGGAAGAGCATCCCAAGCGTGGTCTCCTTCACCGACACCGAGGTGCTGTCCGGACACCAGGCTCAGGACCTGGCCGACACCAACCCCCAAAATACGGTGTACGATGCCAAGAGGTTCATCGGCAAGATATTTGAACGGGACGTCCTGGAGCAGGAGAGCTCCCGCTATCCGTTTAAG GTGATCAACAACAATGGCAGTGCCGAGTTTGAAATCTCCACCAACCACAGCTTCACGGTGAGCCCAGAGTTCATCggctccaggctgctgctgaaTATGAAGAAGATGGCCGAGCGGCAGCTGGGCGTGCCCATCCAGAAAGCTGTCATCTCCGTGCCCGCGGAGTttgatgagagacagaggaactACACCATCAGGGCTGCCAATCTCGCCG GCCTGGAGATCCTGCGTGTGATCAATGAGCCCACAGCTGCTGCCATGGCGTACGGCCTTCACAAGGTGGATGTGTTCAATGTGCTGGTGGTCGACCTGGGCGGAGGGACTCTGGATGTGTCCCTGCTCAACAAACAGGGAGGCATGTTCCTCACCAGGGCCATGGCAG GAAACAACAAGCTGGGAGGTCAGGACTTCAGCCAGCGGCTGCTGCAGTACGCTGTGGAGCGAGTCCGACAGGAGTTTGGCGTCCCGCCCACTCTCAAAGAAGACATCCACCGTCTTCGGCAGAGTGTGGAGGCGGCCAAGCTCAACCTCACCCTGCACCCCAGCGTCAGCATCCGTGTGCCCCTGCACCTTCACACTGCTGACAGCTCTGCTCCGCCCTCAGGGTCCAGCGTGCCCAAGCCtgttgtcttccaagctgtgaTCACCCGAGAGCTGTTTGAGGAGCTCAATGAGGACCTTTTCCAGAAGATCCTGGCTCCCGTGAAGACAGTTTTGGCTGAAGGCCTCTTGGAGAAAGAGGATGTGGATGAGATCGTTCTGGTCGGTGGCTCCACTAGAATCCCACGGATCAGGAGGCTGATCAGTGAGTACTTCGGGAAGCAGCCCAACACTTCTGTAGACCCGGACCTGGCTGTGGTGACAGGCGTGGCCATTCAGGCTGGCATCATGGGCGGCTCCTGGCCCCTACAAGTCAGCGCTATAGAAATCCCCAACAGGCACCTGCGCAAGACGAACTTCAACTGA